A window of the Solidesulfovibrio fructosivorans JJ] genome harbors these coding sequences:
- a CDS encoding bile acid:sodium symporter family protein produces the protein MVGKILEKIAKDWFLAGMVLAVALATVFPEFGSIGGAMHAEQVSNWGIFMIFLLHGLALSTEHLRRGMSRWKLHLLVQAMTFVVFPILYFPFRALFGGLMPPGLLLGFLYLCALPSTVSSSVAMTAIARGNVPAAIFNATLSSLLGIVLTPSIVELIEGVQGTGGLPFGHAVVNISLMLLLPFVLGQVLRPFLGKLASRHKKFINTFDKLVIVVLVYGTFCDSVKSGLWTHTGLEVLVVTLGGAALLLALALFLSSFIGKRMGMPVEDRITAVFCGSKKTLASGVPMARLIFGANPALGLIVLPIMFYHPLQLFVCSLLASRYARRDTVSASPVADVMPGTAVMEAVRVRS, from the coding sequence ATGGTTGGGAAGATACTCGAGAAAATTGCCAAGGATTGGTTTTTGGCGGGCATGGTGCTTGCGGTGGCGCTGGCCACGGTGTTTCCGGAATTCGGGTCGATCGGCGGGGCCATGCATGCGGAGCAGGTGTCCAACTGGGGCATCTTCATGATCTTTCTGCTGCATGGCTTGGCGCTTTCCACGGAGCATCTGCGCCGGGGCATGTCGCGCTGGAAGCTGCATCTGTTGGTGCAGGCCATGACCTTTGTGGTGTTTCCGATTTTGTATTTCCCGTTTCGGGCGCTTTTCGGCGGTTTGATGCCGCCGGGGCTGTTGCTTGGCTTCCTCTATTTGTGCGCCCTGCCGTCGACGGTGTCCTCGTCGGTGGCCATGACGGCTATTGCACGGGGCAACGTGCCGGCGGCGATATTCAACGCCACCTTGTCGAGCCTGCTCGGCATCGTGCTGACGCCTTCCATCGTGGAGTTGATCGAGGGTGTGCAGGGGACCGGCGGGCTGCCGTTCGGCCATGCCGTGGTCAACATCTCGCTGATGCTGCTTCTGCCTTTCGTCCTGGGGCAGGTATTGCGTCCTTTTTTGGGCAAGCTGGCCTCGCGGCACAAGAAGTTCATCAACACCTTCGACAAGCTGGTGATTGTGGTCCTCGTGTATGGAACGTTTTGCGACTCGGTCAAATCCGGCTTGTGGACGCACACCGGCCTGGAGGTGCTGGTGGTGACGCTCGGCGGCGCGGCGCTTCTTCTGGCCCTGGCCCTGTTCCTGTCGAGCTTTATCGGCAAGCGGATGGGGATGCCGGTGGAGGATCGGATCACGGCGGTTTTTTGCGGCTCGAAGAAGACCCTGGCTTCGGGCGTGCCCATGGCGCGGCTTATTTTCGGCGCCAATCCGGCCCTGGGCCTGATCGTGCTGCCGATTATGTTTTACCATCCGCTCCAGCTGTTCGTGTGTTCGCTCCTGGCGTCGCGGTATGCCCGTCGCGATACGGTCTCCGCGTCGCCGGTCGCGGATGTGATGCCCGGAACGGCGGTGATGGAAGCGGTGCGCGTGCGTTCCTGA
- a CDS encoding FUSC family protein, translating into MSASILSPSVKRLVKRLGIRHAGRTAVAAVVTQLVVTALNLPQGYWAVITAVIVMQANIGGSIRAAWARLLGTGVGAAMGIVAVHFGGVTWPALGLAVFATVMVCTAVPFLRESSRVGGITAVIVLLAGHGNLSALTLGLDRFFEIAVGIITALAVSMSFFPSRAGKAVSFGLAKIFQDEAAFFSLMLDGRVQDAYSDRQAFVLKDRIVRTIARCRDLRREANLEGRGGEAAAAHILLLFRAERLFEHLLAMDHIACEWHGEGLHSQLTGELAGLRQSVGAVLSALGAHLRKAEALPDLAALETAVAGAREKLSAMRRERAPAAYGLSEVMHFFSFMHAMLACAAETAEIVGRLRTLERE; encoded by the coding sequence ATGTCCGCTTCGATTTTATCCCCGTCCGTAAAGCGCCTCGTCAAACGCCTCGGCATACGCCATGCCGGCCGCACCGCCGTGGCGGCCGTGGTGACCCAGCTCGTGGTCACGGCTCTGAACCTCCCCCAGGGGTATTGGGCGGTCATCACGGCCGTCATTGTCATGCAGGCCAACATCGGCGGCTCGATCCGGGCCGCCTGGGCCCGTTTGCTCGGCACCGGGGTGGGCGCGGCCATGGGCATCGTGGCCGTGCATTTCGGCGGCGTGACCTGGCCGGCGCTGGGCTTGGCCGTCTTCGCCACCGTGATGGTGTGCACGGCCGTGCCGTTTTTGCGCGAAAGCTCCCGGGTGGGCGGCATCACGGCGGTCATCGTGCTTTTGGCCGGTCATGGTAATTTGTCCGCCCTGACCCTCGGGTTGGACCGGTTTTTCGAGATCGCGGTAGGCATCATCACGGCCCTGGCCGTTTCCATGTCGTTTTTTCCTTCCCGGGCCGGCAAGGCGGTGTCCTTTGGGCTGGCCAAGATTTTCCAGGACGAGGCCGCGTTTTTCAGCCTGATGCTGGACGGCCGGGTGCAGGACGCCTACAGCGACCGGCAGGCCTTTGTGCTCAAGGATCGCATCGTGCGTACCATCGCCCGTTGCCGGGACCTGCGACGCGAGGCCAATCTGGAGGGCCGGGGCGGCGAGGCGGCGGCCGCGCACATCCTGCTGCTTTTCCGCGCGGAACGGCTCTTCGAGCATCTTCTGGCCATGGACCATATCGCCTGCGAATGGCACGGCGAGGGGCTGCACAGCCAGCTCACCGGGGAACTGGCCGGGCTGCGCCAGTCCGTGGGCGCGGTGCTCTCCGCCCTGGGCGCGCACCTGCGCAAGGCCGAGGCCCTGCCCGATCTGGCCGCGCTGGAAACGGCCGTGGCCGGAGCGCGGGAGAAACTGTCGGCCATGCGCCGGGAGCGGGCTCCGGCGGCCTATGGCTTAAGCGAAGTCATGCACTTTTTCAGCTTCATGCACGCCATGCTGGCCTGCGCCGCCGAAACGGCCGAGATCGTGGGCCGCCTGCGCACCCTGGAGCGGGAGTAA
- the cadR gene encoding Cd(II)/Pb(II)-responsive transcriptional regulator has protein sequence MRIGELARRTGCRPDTVRYYEKEGLLPPPERSDGNYRLYNAAHLARLSFIRNCRALEMNLDEIRALLALTDGACPDCGEVNTLLETHIGHITERIDRLQALQAQLRALRQRCTGATPIDQCGIIRELTEPAVPSK, from the coding sequence ATGCGCATCGGTGAACTGGCCAGACGCACGGGGTGCCGGCCGGATACGGTCCGGTACTACGAGAAGGAAGGGCTCTTGCCGCCGCCGGAGCGTTCGGACGGCAACTACCGGCTCTACAACGCCGCCCACCTCGCCCGGCTGTCGTTTATCCGCAACTGCCGGGCGCTGGAAATGAACCTCGACGAAATCCGGGCCCTGCTCGCCCTTACGGACGGCGCTTGTCCGGATTGCGGCGAGGTCAACACGCTGCTCGAAACGCACATCGGCCACATCACCGAGCGCATCGACCGCCTCCAGGCCCTCCAGGCGCAACTGCGCGCCTTGCGCCAACGCTGCACCGGGGCCACGCCCATCGACCAATGCGGCATTATCCGCGAATTGACGGAACCGGCCGTCCCTTCGAAGTGA
- a CDS encoding LysM peptidoglycan-binding domain-containing protein: MIRRALLSLGCVLLACAGVRAEDISHIARPGDNPARIAKTYHVPLAAVLAHNKGLDPCRIKVGDIILVPRPSEAAPQAAERAKPDPSALPDEEPIGLRYVVVPGDYPAAIAERFGIPLDDLSRANPGLDPKNLAVGRVLSIPEASACPPPVPLERDGAPAKQAAPLVMDFQ; encoded by the coding sequence ATGATCCGGCGCGCGCTGCTTTCCCTCGGCTGCGTCCTTCTGGCCTGCGCGGGCGTCCGGGCCGAGGACATCAGCCATATTGCCCGGCCGGGCGACAACCCCGCCCGCATCGCCAAGACCTACCACGTGCCCCTTGCCGCCGTCCTGGCCCACAACAAGGGACTTGATCCCTGCCGCATCAAGGTCGGCGACATCATCCTCGTGCCCCGGCCCTCCGAGGCCGCCCCGCAAGCGGCCGAGCGGGCAAAGCCGGACCCGTCCGCCCTGCCCGACGAAGAGCCCATCGGCCTGCGCTACGTGGTCGTGCCCGGAGACTACCCCGCCGCCATCGCCGAACGCTTCGGCATCCCCCTGGACGACCTGTCCCGGGCCAACCCGGGACTGGACCCGAAAAATCTGGCCGTGGGCCGGGTGCTGTCCATTCCCGAGGCCTCGGCCTGCCCGCCGCCGGTGCCGCTCGAGCGCGACGGCGCGCCGGCAAAACAAGCCGCGCCCCTGGTCATGGACTTCCAATAA
- a CDS encoding PAS domain-containing sensor histidine kinase, which produces MTGGRLFVAGSPQPDPRALSNGLCAAHRRADALSCDDVLSLPPESLPDVAVIALTAAQASDFPAGLLARLTGLAAHVVFLAPAGICPPEGLGLRQLPGLDARGIGAVLDILSERDREALSASEHTAWHTAFLRAFPGIILACDTTRRVVFANASMAHRAGRDPEGMPCHVALHGREEPCPWCPRKEVAKGQAVSMEIQSPLDGRFFAATSAPLNLPDSPPLTLTLINDVTDRNMALARLKSLNRDLERRVTERTDTLARQAEELADANNRLRELDALKSGFLATVTHDLRTPLTSVLGFAKLTRRDFIKDFMPFSEVSDKLRRKGNRIADNLGIIETEGARLTRLVNDFLDLSKIESGRLNWNDQDTDPADVIRAAVAAVGGEYEQNERLALVVDIPGALPRLCLDPDRLMQVLVNLLTNAARYTGEGEVTLSAGRLPNGRMEFRVADTGPGIPAQERERIFDKFYQTRQGDTTATTKKGTGLGLAICKQIVERYGGVIRAEDRLPHGTVFVVELPTGRPDQGGGLTADEEPARPGLQPS; this is translated from the coding sequence ATGACCGGCGGCCGTCTCTTTGTCGCCGGGAGCCCGCAGCCCGATCCCCGGGCTCTCTCAAACGGGCTTTGCGCCGCGCATCGCCGCGCGGACGCGCTCTCCTGCGACGACGTCCTGTCCCTTCCCCCGGAAAGCCTGCCCGACGTGGCCGTGATCGCCCTTACGGCGGCGCAGGCGTCCGACTTTCCCGCCGGGCTTCTGGCCCGCCTTACCGGGCTGGCGGCGCATGTGGTCTTTCTGGCCCCGGCCGGGATCTGTCCGCCCGAAGGCCTCGGCCTGCGCCAACTGCCGGGACTCGACGCCCGGGGCATCGGCGCGGTGCTCGACATCCTGAGCGAGCGCGACCGGGAAGCCCTGTCGGCAAGCGAACACACGGCCTGGCATACCGCGTTTCTCCGCGCCTTTCCGGGCATCATCCTGGCCTGCGACACGACCCGCCGCGTGGTCTTCGCCAACGCGTCCATGGCCCACCGGGCCGGGCGCGATCCCGAGGGCATGCCCTGCCACGTGGCCCTGCACGGCCGGGAGGAGCCCTGCCCCTGGTGCCCGCGCAAGGAAGTCGCCAAGGGACAGGCCGTGAGCATGGAAATCCAAAGCCCGCTCGACGGCCGGTTTTTCGCCGCCACCAGCGCGCCGCTCAATCTGCCGGACAGCCCGCCCCTGACGTTGACGCTGATAAACGACGTCACGGACCGCAACATGGCGCTTGCCCGCCTCAAATCGCTCAACCGCGACCTGGAGCGCCGGGTGACCGAACGCACCGACACCCTGGCCCGGCAAGCCGAGGAACTCGCCGACGCCAACAACCGTCTGCGCGAACTCGACGCCCTCAAATCCGGCTTTCTGGCCACCGTCACCCACGACCTGCGCACGCCCCTGACCTCGGTCCTCGGCTTCGCCAAGCTGACGCGCCGGGACTTCATCAAAGATTTCATGCCGTTTTCCGAAGTCAGCGACAAGCTGCGGCGCAAAGGGAACCGCATCGCCGACAACCTGGGCATCATCGAGACCGAAGGCGCGCGGCTGACCCGGCTCGTCAACGATTTCCTCGACCTGTCCAAGATCGAATCCGGGCGGCTCAACTGGAACGACCAGGACACCGACCCGGCCGACGTGATCCGCGCCGCCGTGGCCGCCGTGGGCGGCGAATACGAACAAAACGAACGGCTGGCCCTGGTGGTGGATATTCCGGGAGCCCTGCCCCGGCTGTGCCTGGACCCGGACCGGCTCATGCAGGTGCTGGTCAACCTGCTCACCAACGCCGCCCGCTATACCGGCGAAGGCGAGGTGACACTCTCGGCCGGACGCTTGCCGAACGGCCGGATGGAATTTCGCGTGGCCGACACCGGACCGGGCATTCCAGCCCAGGAGCGGGAACGGATTTTCGACAAATTCTACCAGACCCGCCAGGGCGACACCACCGCCACGACCAAGAAAGGCACGGGGCTCGGGCTCGCCATCTGCAAGCAGATCGTCGAACGCTACGGCGGCGTCATCCGGGCCGAAGACCGCCTGCCCCACGGCACGGTCTTCGTGGTGGAACTGCCGACGGGCCGGCCGGACCAGGGCGGCGGCCTCACCGCCGACGAGGAACCCGCCCGCCCGGGCCTGCAGCCGTCCTGA
- a CDS encoding SpoIIE family protein phosphatase yields MLRMAVGHAKCLDADCAARSAVASCRQGLGDAAPVGLLLFTGVGYDHGLILRVIEEAFPGVPLVGATTAGEMSSVGGVSDDSVLLVAFGGEGIGCSVGLVRDFAGPGADAAAQARDALETARKGLVAPPSLCLAFPDGGRGGVQAFGQALDAALGPECMVLGGISARQLADRRPVRQFCGREVLLHAAPFMLLTGDIPSAMRLSRGWRPVGGLSRVTGVSGSIVSRIGDDTALDFYRRYLGPHAEPATELPLAVACEVKKDFYLRAPGFYSEDDGSIQFAAGVPEGAMVQLAEADRPGMLADIRARSRELAEEARGAFTPAGALLLSCSTRKDILGTRADEEVSQMVAALPPGTPVAGFYCFGELAPSARDLPLHLHNGSLVSLVLGGEVAASRLAPVDAKDSCPTGEAESLRREIRALTRALDRANSSRERLEAQKDRSQALMRAINQEINEARLEIQRKNELLRQALALAEEVQRNLLPQAAPGLPGFDIAGTSLYSDETGGDYYDFIHEPNEQNGSFGVIIGDVTGHGIAAALLMTTARAFLRMRSFQPGSLAAVIDDVNKLLCADLADSGRFMTLFYLAIDIEKKRIHWVRAGHDPIILYDAETGLVQDIPDKGGPPLGIVTEARYAENSAAGMKPGQVALLATDGLWEARNPAGEMFGKDRVRELLKRHHGAPAAEIVDAVLAGLCAFLGEAQPEDDVTLVAIKVLPEA; encoded by the coding sequence ATGTTGCGGATGGCGGTCGGGCATGCCAAGTGTCTGGATGCGGACTGCGCCGCCCGGAGCGCGGTTGCGTCCTGCCGGCAGGGGCTTGGCGACGCGGCGCCGGTCGGGCTGCTTTTGTTCACCGGGGTCGGCTACGACCACGGCCTGATTTTGCGCGTCATCGAGGAGGCCTTCCCGGGCGTGCCCCTGGTCGGCGCGACCACGGCCGGCGAGATGTCCTCGGTCGGCGGCGTCAGCGACGATTCGGTGCTGCTCGTGGCCTTTGGCGGCGAGGGCATCGGCTGCTCCGTGGGCCTTGTCCGCGACTTCGCCGGCCCGGGTGCCGATGCGGCGGCCCAGGCGCGCGACGCCCTGGAAACGGCCCGGAAAGGCCTCGTCGCGCCCCCGTCCCTGTGCCTGGCTTTCCCGGACGGCGGCCGGGGCGGCGTCCAGGCCTTCGGCCAGGCCCTGGATGCGGCCCTTGGCCCGGAGTGCATGGTCCTTGGCGGCATCTCCGCGCGGCAACTTGCCGACCGGCGGCCCGTGCGCCAGTTTTGCGGCCGCGAGGTGCTCCTTCATGCCGCGCCGTTTATGCTGCTGACCGGCGATATCCCCTCGGCCATGCGCCTGTCGCGGGGCTGGCGGCCCGTGGGCGGCCTGTCGCGCGTGACCGGGGTTTCCGGGAGCATCGTCAGCCGTATCGGCGACGACACGGCCCTGGATTTCTACCGCCGCTACCTCGGCCCCCATGCCGAACCGGCCACGGAACTGCCCCTGGCCGTGGCCTGCGAGGTGAAAAAGGATTTTTACCTGCGCGCGCCGGGGTTCTACAGCGAGGACGACGGCAGCATTCAGTTCGCGGCCGGCGTGCCCGAAGGGGCCATGGTCCAGCTGGCCGAGGCCGACCGGCCCGGCATGCTCGCCGACATCCGCGCCAGGAGCCGGGAGCTGGCCGAAGAAGCCAGGGGCGCGTTCACGCCGGCCGGCGCACTGCTTCTTTCCTGCTCCACCCGCAAGGACATCCTCGGCACCAGGGCCGACGAGGAAGTTTCCCAGATGGTCGCCGCGCTGCCGCCGGGCACGCCCGTGGCCGGGTTCTACTGCTTCGGGGAACTCGCCCCCTCGGCCAGGGACCTGCCCCTGCACCTGCACAACGGGTCCCTCGTAAGCCTCGTGCTTGGCGGCGAGGTCGCGGCGTCTCGTCTTGCGCCCGTGGATGCCAAGGATTCCTGCCCCACCGGCGAGGCCGAATCCCTGCGCCGGGAAATCCGCGCCCTGACCCGGGCCCTGGACCGCGCCAACAGCTCCCGGGAACGTCTCGAAGCCCAAAAAGACCGCTCCCAGGCCCTCATGCGGGCCATCAACCAGGAAATCAACGAGGCGCGCCTGGAAATCCAGCGCAAAAACGAACTGCTGCGCCAGGCCCTGGCCCTGGCCGAGGAAGTGCAGCGCAACCTCCTGCCCCAGGCCGCGCCGGGACTGCCGGGCTTCGATATCGCCGGCACCAGCCTCTACAGCGATGAAACCGGCGGCGACTACTACGACTTCATCCACGAGCCCAACGAACAAAATGGCAGCTTCGGCGTCATCATCGGCGACGTTACCGGCCACGGCATCGCCGCCGCCCTGCTCATGACCACAGCCCGGGCCTTTCTGCGCATGCGCTCCTTCCAGCCCGGCTCGCTGGCCGCCGTCATCGACGACGTCAACAAGCTCCTGTGCGCCGATCTGGCCGATTCCGGCCGGTTCATGACGCTCTTCTACCTCGCCATCGATATCGAGAAAAAACGCATCCACTGGGTGCGCGCCGGACACGACCCCATCATCCTCTACGACGCCGAAACCGGCCTCGTCCAGGATATCCCCGACAAGGGCGGCCCCCCCCTCGGCATCGTCACCGAAGCCCGCTACGCCGAAAACAGCGCCGCGGGCATGAAGCCCGGCCAGGTGGCGCTGCTCGCCACCGACGGCCTCTGGGAAGCCCGCAACCCCGCCGGCGAAATGTTCGGCAAGGACCGCGTACGCGAACTGCTCAAGCGGCATCATGGCGCTCCGGCCGCCGAAATCGTCGATGCCGTCCTGGCCGGGCTGTGCGCTTTCCTCGGCGAGGCCCAGCCCGAAGACGACGTCACCCTCGTCGCTATCAAGGTGCTGCCCGAGGCGTAG
- a CDS encoding DUF58 domain-containing protein → MQAWQLLAAARRVRLRGHAPATEAATGGYRSAFRGAGLEFEEFREYAPGDDASSIDWKVTARLGRPFVKRYREERARTVMLAVDASPSMRASSDAPSPFFSAALAAVTLAVSAADSRDRVGLIVFSDRVETFVPPGKGRGQPHAVAAALAGAAPAGVGTDPRPALDLLAAVMRRRCVLFVFTDAFGADFAPALGPFAARHEVTLGLLRGGRSAVLPPYGLLRLAEAETGRHAVVDCGNARARERYARAVRERDAALRAGLAAAGVGVLELAVGDAPGPALDAYFRRRARPGAFLG, encoded by the coding sequence ATGCAGGCTTGGCAACTGCTGGCCGCCGCCCGTCGCGTCCGCCTTCGCGGCCACGCTCCCGCAACCGAGGCCGCAACCGGCGGCTATCGCTCGGCCTTTCGCGGCGCGGGCCTGGAATTCGAGGAGTTCCGGGAATACGCTCCGGGCGATGACGCCTCGTCCATCGACTGGAAGGTCACGGCGCGCCTGGGCCGCCCCTTTGTGAAGCGTTACCGGGAGGAACGCGCCCGCACGGTCATGCTGGCCGTGGACGCGAGCCCCTCCATGCGCGCATCCTCGGACGCTCCATCCCCCTTTTTCAGCGCCGCCCTGGCCGCTGTCACCCTGGCCGTCAGCGCCGCCGACAGCCGCGACCGGGTGGGGTTGATCGTCTTTTCCGACCGGGTGGAGACCTTCGTGCCGCCGGGCAAAGGGCGGGGACAGCCCCATGCCGTGGCCGCCGCCCTGGCCGGGGCCGCGCCCGCCGGCGTCGGCACCGATCCCCGGCCGGCCCTCGATCTTTTGGCCGCCGTCATGCGCCGCCGCTGCGTGCTGTTCGTTTTCACCGACGCGTTCGGGGCCGATTTCGCTCCGGCTCTCGGCCCCTTCGCCGCCCGGCACGAGGTCACGCTCGGGCTTTTGCGCGGCGGGCGATCGGCCGTGTTGCCGCCTTACGGCTTACTCCGTCTGGCCGAGGCGGAAACCGGCCGGCACGCGGTTGTCGACTGCGGCAACGCCAGGGCCAGGGAGCGGTATGCGCGCGCCGTGCGGGAGCGCGACGCCGCCCTGCGCGCCGGCCTGGCCGCCGCCGGCGTCGGCGTGCTCGAGCTTGCCGTGGGGGACGCGCCCGGGCCGGCCCTTGACGCCTATTTTCGCCGCCGGGCGCGCCCCGGAGCCTTTCTGGGGTAA
- a CDS encoding AraC family transcriptional regulator, protein MTTERIAPTLQTLPRPVYPRSESLPAGSVSRAHAHPFGQLSFAGEGVLLVRTETGSHVAPPQRAVWVPPGMAHEVAASRRSEMRGLYIGWDQDIFRPLQCLVLSVTPLARELILAVCALPVLYDEHGPDGRLVAALLDQLASLPVADFSLPWPKDQRLTAICQALTDSPDDSRTASAFAKSAGMTERTLGRLFVGQTGLTFGNWRRRARLLASLSLLEAGKTVTTTAIECGYDSTSAFIAAFREAFGITPGAFVRGGV, encoded by the coding sequence ATGACCACGGAACGTATCGCCCCCACCCTCCAAACCCTGCCCCGGCCCGTCTACCCGCGCAGCGAATCCCTGCCCGCCGGGTCCGTGTCCCGGGCCCACGCCCACCCCTTCGGCCAGCTCTCCTTCGCCGGCGAAGGCGTGCTCCTCGTGCGTACCGAAACCGGCAGCCACGTCGCCCCGCCCCAACGCGCCGTCTGGGTGCCGCCCGGCATGGCCCACGAAGTCGCCGCATCGCGCCGCTCCGAAATGCGCGGCCTCTATATCGGCTGGGACCAGGACATCTTCCGCCCGCTGCAATGCCTCGTGCTCTCCGTCACGCCCCTGGCCCGCGAACTCATCCTCGCCGTCTGCGCCCTGCCCGTGCTCTACGACGAACACGGTCCCGACGGCCGGCTCGTGGCCGCGCTCCTCGACCAGCTCGCCAGCCTCCCCGTCGCCGACTTCAGCCTCCCCTGGCCCAAGGACCAGCGCCTGACCGCCATCTGCCAAGCCCTCACCGACAGCCCCGACGACAGCCGCACCGCCAGCGCCTTCGCCAAATCCGCCGGCATGACCGAACGTACCCTCGGCCGCCTCTTCGTCGGCCAAACCGGGCTGACCTTCGGCAACTGGCGACGCCGGGCGCGACTGCTCGCCTCGCTTTCGCTGCTCGAAGCCGGCAAAACCGTCACCACCACCGCCATCGAATGCGGCTACGACTCCACCTCCGCCTTCATCGCCGCCTTTCGCGAAGCCTTCGGCATCACGCCCGGGGCGTTCGTACGCGGCGGCGTTTAG
- a CDS encoding tetratricopeptide repeat protein, which produces MKFRTLVAPVLLGCLAGGLSGCGALKMSSSEPAKDLVASGNAAYDRKDYAAACRDLSQAGATAGAVGLSRAGDACLRDGRRKAVAAYEAAASAAPGDAAALEGLGMAALSDGDIARARDMLKAAAKAGGKDPRAALALGDAELLSGQCEAALAAYREALSREASFAPAKSRLQSVRLVCGARKASAPAAAPAASRSAAPAPSDLSPASGTSAGSAKEPGKAKAAPKVIDLNDI; this is translated from the coding sequence ATGAAATTTCGCACCCTTGTCGCGCCCGTGCTGCTTGGCTGCCTGGCCGGAGGGCTTTCCGGCTGCGGCGCCTTGAAAATGTCTTCGTCGGAGCCGGCCAAGGATCTGGTCGCTTCCGGCAACGCGGCCTATGATCGCAAGGATTACGCCGCCGCCTGTCGTGACCTGTCCCAGGCCGGGGCGACCGCCGGGGCGGTCGGGCTCAGCCGTGCCGGCGACGCCTGCCTGCGCGACGGCCGACGCAAGGCTGTGGCCGCTTATGAGGCCGCGGCCTCGGCCGCGCCGGGCGACGCCGCCGCTTTGGAGGGACTCGGCATGGCCGCCTTGTCCGACGGCGACATCGCCCGGGCCAGGGACATGCTCAAAGCCGCGGCCAAGGCCGGGGGCAAGGACCCGCGCGCCGCCTTGGCCCTTGGCGACGCCGAGCTCTTATCCGGCCAGTGCGAGGCGGCTCTGGCGGCCTACAGGGAGGCGCTTTCCCGCGAGGCGTCCTTTGCCCCGGCCAAATCGCGTCTGCAGTCGGTCCGGCTGGTCTGCGGCGCGCGCAAAGCTTCCGCTCCGGCGGCCGCGCCGGCCGCGTCCAGGTCCGCCGCGCCGGCCCCTTCCGACCTTTCTCCCGCGTCAGGGACGTCGGCCGGTTCCGCCAAGGAGCCGGGCAAGGCCAAGGCCGCGCCCAAGGTCATCGACTTAAACGATATCTGA